From Synechococcus sp. A10-1-5-1, a single genomic window includes:
- a CDS encoding thiol-disulfide oxidoreductase DCC family protein, which produces MATTASLTLLYDGGCPLCLREVKFLRQRDQRLHPSSALIAFVDINDTSYRPEQHEGISYREAMGRIHAIQGDGTVLKDVAVFREAYRLIGLGWLYAPTAWPVIGPLADWAYGLWAQWRLALTGRPDLDELCSCRQADKVN; this is translated from the coding sequence ATGGCCACGACGGCGTCCCTCACGCTCCTCTACGACGGCGGCTGTCCGCTCTGTCTGCGGGAAGTGAAATTCCTGCGCCAGCGGGATCAGCGGCTGCACCCCAGCTCAGCTCTGATCGCGTTTGTCGACATCAACGACACCAGCTACAGGCCAGAGCAACACGAAGGGATCAGCTACCGGGAGGCCATGGGCCGCATCCACGCCATTCAGGGGGACGGAACCGTCCTGAAGGATGTCGCAGTCTTCCGCGAGGCCTATCGACTGATCGGACTGGGCTGGTTGTACGCCCCGACAGCCTGGCCCGTCATCGGACCGTTAGCGGATTGGGCCTATGGCCTCTGGGCCCAATGGCGCTTGGCCCTGACCGGTCGGCCTGACCTGGATGAACTCTGCAGCTGCCGACAAGCCGACAAAGTCAACTAG
- a CDS encoding secondary thiamine-phosphate synthase enzyme YjbQ, giving the protein MGLQQALEQFDLQTRGKGFLRIDPELNRWIRSTGVRQGVLHLSALHTSCSLTINENADPRVLGDLAAWMEAVVPQVAHGALDGSDSLRRYLHDDEGPDDMPAHIRSALTSQTLSLSVVDGKLLLGIWQAVYLWEHRARPQRRRVAAHLIGE; this is encoded by the coding sequence ATGGGCTTGCAGCAGGCTCTTGAGCAATTCGACCTCCAGACGCGCGGCAAGGGGTTCTTGCGCATCGACCCTGAGCTGAACCGCTGGATTCGCTCAACGGGTGTCCGCCAGGGCGTTCTCCATCTGAGTGCTCTCCACACCAGCTGCAGCCTGACCATCAATGAGAACGCCGATCCACGGGTTCTAGGCGATCTCGCGGCCTGGATGGAGGCGGTGGTTCCCCAGGTTGCCCATGGTGCCTTGGATGGCTCCGATTCCTTGCGCCGTTACCTGCATGACGACGAGGGGCCCGACGACATGCCCGCCCATATCCGCTCGGCGTTGACCAGCCAAACCCTGTCCCTGAGCGTTGTGGACGGCAAGTTGCTGCTGGGCATTTGGCAGGCGGTCTACCTCTGGGAGCACCGCGCCAGACCCCAGCGCAGGCGGGTCGCGGCTCATCTGATCGGGGAGTAG
- a CDS encoding cupin domain-containing protein gives MATPINVVHGPEPAQLEQLGVAQWPIWSCEISSFPWTYDEQETCLLLQGAVTVTPEGGEPVRFGAGDLVTFAAGLSCHWDVHQPVCKHYRFG, from the coding sequence ATGGCCACACCGATCAACGTCGTCCACGGGCCTGAACCCGCTCAATTGGAGCAATTGGGCGTCGCCCAGTGGCCGATCTGGAGCTGCGAGATCAGCTCCTTTCCTTGGACCTATGACGAGCAGGAAACCTGCCTGCTGCTGCAGGGGGCTGTCACGGTGACGCCCGAGGGCGGTGAACCCGTCCGCTTTGGCGCCGGCGATCTGGTCACCTTTGCCGCTGGGCTCTCCTGCCACTGGGATGTGCATCAGCCTGTGTGCAAGCACTACCGCTTCGGTTGA
- a CDS encoding 4a-hydroxytetrahydrobiopterin dehydratase has translation MAAVPLTPAEIDQLEQQLPGWSLVDGKLHRELVFADFNEAFGFMTRVALIAEAMGHHPEWRNVWNRVVIDLTTHDTGGLSNLDQQLAHRINALV, from the coding sequence ATGGCCGCTGTTCCGCTCACCCCGGCTGAAATCGATCAGCTCGAGCAGCAGTTGCCCGGCTGGAGCTTGGTGGACGGCAAGCTTCACCGGGAGCTGGTCTTTGCGGATTTCAATGAGGCTTTTGGCTTCATGACCCGGGTGGCCCTGATCGCCGAAGCGATGGGCCATCACCCGGAATGGCGCAACGTCTGGAACCGGGTGGTGATCGATCTGACAACCCACGACACCGGTGGTCTCTCCAACCTCGATCAGCAATTGGCGCATCGGATCAACGCCTTGGTTTGA